The Rickettsiales bacterium genome includes a region encoding these proteins:
- a CDS encoding integration host factor subunit beta, giving the protein MTKSELIIRLSKRYPHLYQRDIEALVDTIFDNISATLVEGGRVELRGFGAFSIRKRESRKARNPKNGNEVSIGERYAIYFRTGKELRERINKPPVMIS; this is encoded by the coding sequence ATGACAAAATCAGAACTCATAATTCGTCTTTCTAAACGTTATCCTCATCTGTATCAGAGAGACATAGAGGCTCTTGTTGATACAATATTTGATAATATATCCGCTACTCTGGTAGAGGGAGGTCGTGTTGAGCTGCGTGGCTTTGGCGCTTTTTCAATACGCAAACGTGAATCGCGTAAAGCTCGTAATCCTAAAAACGGTAATGAGGTTAGCATAGGAGAACGCTACGCTATATATTTCCGTACCGGAAAAGAGCTACGTGAGCGTATCAATAAACCACCTGTAATGATAAGCTAG
- a CDS encoding LapA family protein — protein sequence MGFIKTLLFIIVSIFLIAFCAVNKEIVSINLFPFPYLIELPLFIFSLLCVIFGIIMGSLVSNMEIMKLRNSLRKIKKRCVILENENKSMRSESEYASLAIEKQK from the coding sequence GTGGGATTTATAAAAACATTGTTATTTATTATAGTCAGTATTTTTTTGATAGCGTTTTGCGCTGTAAATAAAGAAATCGTCTCAATTAATCTTTTCCCGTTCCCATATTTAATAGAACTGCCGCTTTTTATTTTTTCTCTGTTATGTGTAATATTCGGCATAATTATGGGTAGTCTTGTCAGTAATATGGAGATAATGAAACTCAGAAATTCTCTAAGAAAAATCAAGAAGCGTTGTGTGATTCTGGAAAATGAGAATAAGTCAATGCGTAGTGAAAGTGAATATGCCAGCCTTGCCATTGAAAAGCAAAAATAA
- a CDS encoding phosphoribosylanthranilate isomerase yields MSIKVKICGLKTTDDIEAITQEGADYAGFVYHHKSPRHIELQEAANLVSKLPDYIKAVIVTVNPDDDLLRKILAMNPLPDFIQLHGNESADRITKIKSILPDVGVIKAISVRDSNDVKRANEFYELVDFLLFDAKPKDNNSLAGGNGISFDWSVMDDDSVRDSIKISWFLSGGLNKDNVREAILRTKAKMIDLSSGVEEKAGVKSASMIKEFMEIVRNES; encoded by the coding sequence ATGAGCATTAAGGTAAAAATATGTGGTCTTAAAACCACTGATGACATTGAGGCGATAACACAGGAAGGAGCTGACTACGCTGGCTTTGTTTATCATCACAAATCACCACGTCACATAGAGCTACAAGAGGCGGCTAATCTAGTAAGTAAATTGCCTGATTATATAAAGGCAGTCATAGTAACGGTAAACCCAGATGATGATTTGTTGCGGAAAATATTAGCTATGAATCCTCTGCCTGATTTTATCCAACTACATGGTAATGAATCCGCTGATAGAATAACCAAAATAAAGTCCATATTGCCGGATGTAGGAGTAATAAAAGCAATATCAGTACGTGACAGCAACGATGTTAAACGTGCGAACGAATTTTATGAGTTAGTTGATTTTTTATTGTTTGACGCTAAACCAAAAGATAATAACTCTCTTGCTGGCGGCAATGGGATCAGCTTTGATTGGTCAGTAATGGATGACGATAGCGTAAGAGATAGTATAAAAATATCGTGGTTTTTGTCTGGTGGTCTCAATAAAGACAACGTAAGAGAGGCAATTTTACGGACAAAAGCGAAGATGATAGATTTATCCTCTGGTGTTGAGGAGAAAGCGGGTGTAAAAAGCGCTTCTATGATTAAAGAATTTATGGAAATAGTTAGAAATGAGTCTTGA
- the trpB gene encoding tryptophan synthase subunit beta, which yields MSLDSIKAENSKNLYDKPSVDGHFGIFGGKYVAETLMPLILEVGEEYKRAKNDESFHREIEYYLTHYVGRPSPLYFAPRFTEHCGGAKIYFKRDELNHTGAHKINNCVGQILLAKRMGKGRIIAETGAGQHGVATATVCALFGLKCVIYMGAKDIERQAPNVFRMKLLGAEVIPVSSGSKTLKDAMNEALRDWVTNVSDTFYLIGTAAGPAPYPEMVRDFQSVIGNEAKKQLWEAEGKLPDSLIASIGGGSNAIGLFYPFINDDSVKMIGVEAAGLGLDSGKHAASIARGSAGVLHGSRTYLLQDDNGQILDAHSISAGLDYPGIGPEHSWLYESGRVEYVSITDDEALEAFQVVSKLEGIIPALEPSHALAYTAKIAPKLPKEHVIIVNLCGRGDKDIFTVAKALGVEL from the coding sequence ATGAGTCTTGATAGCATTAAAGCTGAAAATAGCAAAAATTTGTATGATAAACCATCGGTTGATGGTCATTTCGGTATTTTTGGCGGAAAATATGTTGCTGAAACCTTGATGCCACTAATATTGGAGGTAGGAGAGGAATATAAAAGAGCAAAAAATGATGAGTCTTTTCATAGGGAAATAGAGTATTATTTGACTCACTATGTAGGACGACCTTCTCCTCTATATTTCGCTCCGCGCTTTACCGAACATTGTGGTGGAGCCAAAATATATTTTAAGCGTGATGAGCTTAATCATACCGGAGCCCATAAGATAAATAATTGTGTGGGGCAGATATTGCTCGCAAAACGCATGGGGAAGGGGCGTATAATAGCGGAAACAGGCGCAGGGCAGCATGGGGTAGCAACAGCCACCGTTTGTGCTCTATTCGGTCTTAAATGCGTAATTTACATGGGTGCTAAAGATATTGAGCGTCAGGCTCCGAATGTTTTTAGGATGAAACTGCTTGGCGCGGAGGTAATTCCAGTTAGTTCTGGTAGTAAAACCCTTAAGGACGCGATGAATGAGGCTCTGCGTGATTGGGTAACTAACGTAAGTGATACTTTTTACTTGATTGGAACTGCCGCCGGTCCTGCTCCCTATCCCGAAATGGTACGTGATTTTCAATCAGTTATTGGTAATGAAGCAAAAAAACAGCTATGGGAAGCTGAAGGTAAGCTGCCAGATAGCTTGATAGCCTCAATAGGTGGAGGCAGTAATGCTATCGGTCTGTTTTACCCGTTTATCAATGATGATTCAGTAAAAATGATCGGGGTAGAAGCCGCCGGACTTGGACTTGATTCCGGTAAGCACGCTGCTTCAATCGCTAGAGGCTCCGCCGGTGTGTTGCATGGAAGCCGGACTTACTTATTGCAAGATGACAATGGACAGATTTTAGACGCTCATTCAATTTCAGCCGGACTTGATTATCCCGGAATTGGCCCTGAACACTCATGGCTTTATGAAAGTGGTAGGGTGGAATATGTATCTATAACCGATGATGAGGCTTTAGAAGCTTTTCAGGTGGTGTCCAAGCTTGAAGGCATAATCCCCGCTCTTGAGCCGTCGCATGCTTTGGCGTATACCGCTAAAATAGCCCCTAAATTACCAAAAGAACACGTTATTATAGTCAATTTATGTGGCAGAGGTGACAAGGATATTTTTACCGTTGCCAAAGCTCTGGGAGTTGAGTTGTGA
- the trpA gene encoding tryptophan synthase subunit alpha, whose translation MSTERIENTFKKLKERKRAAIIPFIMGYDPDAKTSARILAALPEAGADIIEIGMAFSDPMADGKTIEEAGIRALKAGASVSSIIDMVSEFRANNNTTPIILMGYFNPIYKYGTEKFCKDAVGAGVDGVIIVDLPPEEEAEIRPYLDSTGLHLIRLIAPTSGNDRIKTLSASAGGFIYYISITGITGTSSANSKELKTRIENLKAHIKLPVAVGFGIKTAEQVKEVADFSDAVVVGSALVDKINKASDEDKVNVAVNFIKDLSFGLGK comes from the coding sequence GTGAGCACAGAGCGTATTGAAAACACATTCAAAAAATTGAAGGAGCGGAAGCGCGCAGCTATTATCCCGTTTATTATGGGTTATGATCCTGACGCTAAAACATCAGCTCGTATACTCGCTGCCTTGCCAGAGGCGGGAGCTGATATAATAGAAATTGGAATGGCGTTTTCTGATCCGATGGCAGATGGAAAAACTATTGAAGAGGCTGGTATAAGAGCGCTAAAAGCTGGAGCTAGTGTCTCATCTATCATAGATATGGTAAGCGAATTCCGTGCTAATAATAACACAACTCCAATAATACTTATGGGATATTTTAACCCTATCTATAAATATGGAACGGAAAAATTTTGTAAAGACGCGGTTGGTGCCGGTGTTGATGGTGTTATTATAGTTGATCTTCCGCCGGAAGAGGAGGCGGAGATACGCCCTTATTTGGATTCAACAGGGTTACATTTAATTCGTCTTATCGCGCCAACTAGTGGTAATGATAGGATAAAAACGCTTTCTGCGTCCGCTGGTGGATTTATCTATTACATATCAATAACAGGGATCACTGGCACAAGCTCAGCAAATAGCAAAGAGCTTAAAACCAGAATAGAAAATTTGAAAGCTCACATAAAACTTCCGGTAGCAGTCGGATTTGGGATAAAAACAGCGGAACAGGTAAAAGAGGTGGCGGATTTCTCGGATGCTGTGGTAGTTGGCTCAGCACTAGTTGATAAAATAAATAAAGCTAGTGATGAGGATAAGGTAAATGTGGCAGTGAACTTTATTAAGGACCTATCATTTGGGTTAGGTAAATAG
- a CDS encoding transglutaminase-like cysteine peptidase yields the protein MIGNRELFPFFFIKLLIVMLIYPSLSYGSYRSYFNMRESVFSDITPFPKWTGMIERYSAQLEMPDSKCGTVIYYPCTVKDWKKLIDNLQGESLHTKLKKVNDWANKYPYVIDQINWGINDYWETLYEFIDISGDCEDYAITKYYSLRALGVPASRMRIMIVQDLNLGGIIHAVLGVYDDDNKLNVLDNQIKQVVSALKIYHYRPIYGINENNWWTYQPNM from the coding sequence ATGATTGGTAATCGCGAATTATTTCCATTTTTTTTTATAAAATTATTGATAGTGATGTTGATATATCCATCACTATCATATGGTAGTTATAGATCATATTTCAATATGAGAGAATCGGTGTTTAGTGACATTACCCCGTTTCCTAAATGGACTGGTATGATAGAGCGTTATTCAGCCCAACTTGAGATGCCAGATAGTAAATGTGGAACTGTTATTTATTACCCATGTACAGTAAAGGATTGGAAAAAGCTGATAGATAACCTACAGGGTGAATCACTCCATACCAAGCTAAAAAAAGTCAATGACTGGGCTAACAAATATCCTTATGTAATAGACCAAATAAACTGGGGAATTAATGATTATTGGGAAACTTTATATGAATTTATAGATATAAGTGGTGATTGTGAGGATTACGCGATAACGAAATATTATTCGCTGCGTGCTCTTGGAGTTCCAGCGAGCAGAATGCGTATAATGATTGTTCAGGATCTAAATCTTGGTGGTATTATTCACGCTGTTCTCGGAGTATATGATGACGATAATAAGTTAAATGTTTTGGATAATCAAATTAAGCAAGTTGTATCAGCGTTAAAGATTTATCATTACCGCCCAATATATGGTATAAACGAAAACAACTGGTGGACATATCAACCTAACATGTAA
- a CDS encoding HD domain-containing phosphohydrolase: MKNTVLESDEFLEDTKFYNSPWLYGIVTLVVSIIIGGVFMISYFNNKDYARDLQRWKERLNLVAESRASEINNFINNNFSEIRSLADNPSLGIYLTELSVIKQDGKNGHNNIEPSQKSYLRNLLLFTAKRTGFIGDKNIDNIPANVTAGGSSGIMVLDKNNNMIVSTPLKESVRNNITDYAGKYNKAEDGFIDLAKNSDGIPYIGFISPVYSIQGERNEESIIGKVVAIKTIDANLFNLLKQPGSIENTLEILLARVKQDKLEYISPLRDGSELLGNNIDITTDTIDSSAEAYLVKSVNDFSSEQKDYRNQDVLATSRFIDIAGADWILIVKIDKSEAFAKSGAYRSSLSAIFSLAIAIVVMLIIIVWWYSYSRHSVIASKYFKKVAIKAKNQEKLLRLVTDNQPETLYIVDNNQTYWFANKKLVDNCSMSPENIVGKTVTDILGKAHNRHIAKNCEQALSENKTIYDVYKVPSKQFSTNTNKDSDSNNRDIIIRSGYIPVPEIPVSTLPENTSGVLVVEQDISEIHYERERRVSIQKQLIETLLSLVDSRDPFSANHSSMVSTLAGRIAKYMNLDSLMVETTATAASLMNVGKIIVPKDLLTKNEKLSDSEREVIRNSMDNISVMLEKISFDGPVAQTLKQWQEKWDGTGRYKIKGEDILISARIIAVTNAFIGMVSPRSWREALDVEKASEILLEQANKSFDKKVVIALIHYIENMDGRDWLENILKEKKEVA; this comes from the coding sequence ATGAAAAACACCGTTTTGGAATCAGATGAATTTCTGGAAGATACCAAGTTTTATAATTCTCCATGGTTATATGGTATCGTCACCCTAGTCGTTTCCATTATAATTGGCGGGGTTTTCATGATATCATACTTTAATAATAAGGATTACGCCCGTGACCTACAAAGATGGAAAGAAAGATTAAATCTGGTAGCTGAAAGCAGGGCTAGTGAAATAAATAATTTTATAAATAATAACTTTTCTGAAATAAGAAGTTTAGCCGATAACCCATCTCTTGGAATTTACCTCACTGAACTTAGCGTTATAAAACAGGACGGTAAGAATGGGCATAACAACATAGAGCCATCACAGAAATCATATCTAAGAAATCTACTGCTTTTTACCGCGAAACGTACTGGATTTATTGGTGATAAAAATATTGATAATATACCAGCAAATGTTACGGCAGGCGGTAGTAGTGGTATTATGGTGCTTGACAAAAATAATAATATGATAGTTTCCACACCGTTAAAGGAATCCGTAAGGAATAATATCACGGACTATGCTGGTAAATATAATAAGGCTGAGGATGGATTCATTGATTTAGCGAAGAATAGCGATGGTATTCCATATATAGGATTTATATCTCCGGTATATTCTATTCAAGGTGAACGGAATGAGGAGTCTATTATTGGAAAAGTAGTAGCGATAAAGACCATAGACGCAAATCTATTCAACTTGTTAAAACAGCCGGGTTCTATAGAGAATACTCTAGAAATATTACTGGCAAGAGTGAAGCAAGATAAATTAGAATATATCTCTCCGCTGCGTGATGGTAGCGAGCTACTAGGTAATAATATTGATATTACAACAGATACCATAGATAGTTCCGCTGAAGCTTACCTAGTGAAGTCTGTAAACGACTTTTCTTCCGAACAAAAGGATTATAGAAATCAGGATGTTTTAGCGACTTCTAGATTTATAGATATAGCTGGAGCTGACTGGATATTGATAGTAAAAATAGATAAAAGTGAGGCTTTCGCTAAGAGTGGGGCGTATCGCAGCAGCTTGTCAGCTATTTTCTCTCTTGCTATCGCCATAGTTGTTATGCTGATTATTATCGTTTGGTGGTATTCATATTCACGTCATTCTGTGATAGCGTCAAAATATTTCAAAAAAGTAGCTATTAAAGCAAAAAATCAGGAAAAGCTTCTACGTTTGGTTACTGATAACCAACCGGAAACACTTTATATAGTTGATAATAACCAGACATACTGGTTTGCCAATAAGAAGTTGGTTGATAATTGTAGTATGTCACCTGAAAATATAGTCGGCAAAACAGTAACTGATATTCTTGGAAAAGCTCATAATCGGCATATCGCCAAAAATTGTGAGCAAGCTTTATCAGAAAATAAGACAATATATGATGTATATAAAGTGCCTTCTAAGCAATTTTCTACTAATACAAATAAGGACAGTGACAGCAATAATAGGGATATAATAATACGTTCTGGATATATACCGGTTCCTGAGATACCAGTCAGCACGCTTCCCGAAAACACTTCAGGAGTCTTAGTGGTTGAGCAAGATATAAGTGAAATCCACTACGAAAGAGAAAGAAGGGTATCAATACAAAAACAGCTTATTGAGACACTTTTAAGTTTGGTAGATAGTAGAGATCCTTTCTCCGCCAATCACTCATCTATGGTATCAACGCTTGCTGGCCGTATCGCTAAATATATGAATCTTGATAGCTTGATGGTAGAAACGACCGCTACCGCCGCTAGTTTGATGAATGTTGGAAAAATAATAGTTCCCAAAGACTTGCTTACTAAAAATGAAAAACTAAGTGATTCCGAACGGGAAGTAATCCGTAATTCTATGGATAATATATCTGTTATGTTAGAGAAAATATCTTTTGATGGACCAGTAGCGCAAACATTGAAGCAATGGCAAGAAAAATGGGATGGTACAGGTAGATACAAAATTAAAGGAGAGGATATTTTAATATCAGCGAGAATTATAGCGGTGACAAATGCTTTTATAGGTATGGTAAGCCCACGTTCATGGCGAGAGGCTCTTGATGTAGAAAAAGCAAGTGAGATATTGCTTGAACAGGCGAATAAGTCATTTGATAAAAAAGTCGTTATCGCTCTTATTCATTATATTGAAAATATGGATGGGCGTGATTGGTTGGAAAATATACTAAAAGAAAAGAAAGAGGTAGCGTAG
- a CDS encoding phasin family protein — MSQQAKKSSGQSASKVAGSTASKAAKNTLEAVESSRDSAENVVRISSSAVKDLLSNGASEAQKVQEKAFEMGRESAQQISKSADAINKSLSEMMTISRDNVEAAIECGNLTASLAKDVSGEIVEYASKSFSENVELSKDIFACRTINDMVDLQTRVIKNSFDSLLNQSGRISNMFFEFSSEALEPINERMSQASEQLSKTFSEVA; from the coding sequence ATGAGTCAACAAGCTAAAAAGTCTTCTGGGCAGTCCGCTAGCAAAGTGGCTGGCTCGACAGCTAGTAAAGCAGCTAAAAACACCTTAGAAGCTGTGGAATCATCTCGTGATTCAGCGGAAAATGTCGTAAGAATCAGCTCTTCGGCAGTTAAAGATCTTCTGTCAAATGGCGCTTCAGAAGCTCAGAAAGTACAAGAAAAAGCATTTGAGATGGGACGTGAGAGCGCTCAGCAAATCTCAAAATCAGCTGACGCGATTAATAAGTCTTTGTCTGAAATGATGACAATTTCTCGTGACAATGTTGAGGCGGCGATAGAATGCGGAAACCTTACCGCTTCTTTAGCGAAAGACGTAAGTGGTGAGATAGTTGAGTACGCGAGCAAATCATTCTCTGAGAATGTAGAGCTTTCTAAAGATATTTTCGCTTGCCGTACCATAAATGATATGGTTGATTTACAAACAAGAGTTATCAAAAATTCTTTTGACAGCCTGCTTAATCAGTCTGGAAGAATTAGCAATATGTTCTTTGAGTTTAGTTCTGAAGCTCTTGAGCCAATAAATGAGCGTATGTCTCAGGCAAGTGAGCAATTAAGCAAAACTTTTTCTGAAGTCGCTTAA
- a CDS encoding D-alanyl-D-alanine carboxypeptidase family protein produces the protein MISKSVFMKLALRILIIATIFFLPVSVSTPFYENDAYAKRSSYKKKAKPKYHRKFSALVVNAKTGRILYEKNAGGTRYPASLTKMMTLYLTFDALKKKKITMSTKLKVSKKAAAQPQTNISLKKGDTITVRDAIKSLIVRSANDSSVVLAEKLGGTTWKFSLMMTKKARALGMKNTVYRNPNGLPNNQQITTAYDMAKLGIALKRDFPEYYHLFKLTSFNYAGVHYRGHNDVVKKYKGADGIKTGYINASGFNLVSSARRGNHKIIGVIMGGRTAKSRDQAMMKMLDKGFDKLQRQQAKRLSDKKSNKKKPSLRTANDNYPKKPVLSARAN, from the coding sequence ATGATAAGCAAAAGCGTTTTTATGAAGTTAGCTCTGCGTATACTAATTATAGCCACTATTTTTTTTCTACCGGTATCGGTGTCTACTCCGTTTTACGAGAATGATGCTTATGCTAAACGTAGTAGTTATAAGAAAAAAGCAAAGCCAAAATATCACCGTAAATTTTCCGCCTTAGTAGTAAACGCTAAAACTGGTCGTATTCTATACGAGAAAAATGCGGGTGGAACTCGTTACCCAGCCTCTCTTACTAAAATGATGACTTTGTATCTTACTTTTGACGCTCTTAAGAAAAAAAAGATAACAATGAGTACAAAGCTTAAAGTTTCTAAAAAAGCCGCCGCCCAACCACAAACTAATATATCACTTAAAAAAGGTGATACTATAACAGTGAGGGACGCGATAAAAAGCCTGATAGTGCGCTCAGCGAATGACTCATCGGTGGTACTCGCCGAAAAACTAGGTGGGACAACTTGGAAATTTTCGCTTATGATGACTAAGAAGGCGAGGGCTTTAGGTATGAAAAATACGGTATATCGTAATCCTAATGGTCTGCCTAATAATCAACAAATAACCACAGCTTATGACATGGCAAAGCTTGGCATCGCCTTAAAACGTGATTTCCCAGAATATTACCATTTGTTCAAGCTTACTTCTTTTAATTATGCTGGAGTGCATTATCGTGGACATAACGATGTAGTCAAAAAATATAAAGGAGCCGATGGTATTAAAACCGGATATATTAACGCTTCAGGTTTTAATTTGGTTAGTTCCGCAAGGCGTGGCAATCACAAGATTATTGGGGTTATAATGGGAGGGAGAACCGCTAAGTCACGTGATCAGGCGATGATGAAAATGCTTGATAAAGGATTTGATAAATTGCAAAGACAGCAAGCAAAGAGGCTGTCTGATAAGAAATCTAATAAGAAGAAACCTTCACTACGAACAGCCAATGATAATTATCCAAAAAAACCGGTATTGTCGGCTAGAGCGAATTGA
- a CDS encoding BrnA antitoxin family protein: MKSKYRGTREEDNIDELGDAFFKKARRVGRPVSEHPKQPVKIRLDEDVIEALRASGKGWQTRLNAFLSDAIKEGRL; encoded by the coding sequence ATGAAAAGCAAATATAGAGGAACAAGGGAAGAAGATAATATTGATGAGTTAGGAGATGCTTTTTTTAAGAAAGCACGTCGTGTTGGTCGCCCCGTTAGCGAACACCCTAAGCAGCCGGTCAAAATTCGTCTTGATGAAGATGTCATTGAAGCCCTACGCGCGTCTGGTAAGGGGTGGCAGACCAGACTCAACGCTTTTCTAAGCGACGCGATAAAAGAAGGAAGATTGTAG
- the flgH gene encoding flagellar basal body L-ring protein FlgH, with product MIVSRKILILPLLAILPSCSSTLDKLDGIGNPPKMAEVVDPTIKPDYKPMSWPMPEVAPPQKQYANSLWQPGARAFFRDQRASRVGDILRVNIKIEDKAELDNETERDRDTSDSLAAPNVFGVENKLFSLIPGKADVSKLLSINGATNSKGLGSIKRKEKIETQIAALITQVLPNGNFVIDGKQEVRVNFEIREVSIKGVVRPEDIGSDNTIDSTQIAESRISYGGRGQITDMQQPRWGNQAVEILAPF from the coding sequence ATGATAGTTTCCAGAAAAATTCTTATTCTTCCTTTGTTGGCGATTCTTCCCTCATGCTCTAGCACGTTAGACAAGCTTGATGGGATAGGAAACCCTCCTAAGATGGCGGAGGTAGTAGACCCTACTATAAAGCCGGACTATAAGCCGATGAGCTGGCCGATGCCGGAAGTCGCTCCTCCCCAAAAGCAATACGCTAATTCGCTGTGGCAACCAGGGGCGAGAGCGTTTTTCCGTGACCAAAGAGCGTCAAGAGTTGGTGATATATTACGAGTAAATATAAAAATTGAGGATAAAGCCGAGTTGGATAACGAGACCGAAAGAGATCGTGATACCAGCGACAGTCTAGCCGCTCCTAATGTATTTGGTGTTGAGAATAAACTGTTCAGCCTAATACCAGGAAAAGCCGATGTTAGTAAGCTATTAAGTATAAACGGTGCGACCAACAGTAAAGGGCTTGGCAGTATTAAACGTAAGGAAAAAATAGAGACACAAATCGCCGCGCTAATTACACAAGTATTGCCTAATGGTAATTTTGTAATAGATGGCAAGCAGGAAGTAAGGGTAAATTTTGAGATAAGAGAGGTTTCCATCAAGGGTGTTGTGCGCCCAGAGGATATAGGATCAGATAACACTATTGACTCTACTCAAATCGCCGAGTCAAGAATATCTTATGGTGGTCGTGGACAGATCACCGATATGCAGCAGCCACGCTGGGGCAATCAAGCAGTTGAGATATTAGCGCCGTTTTAG
- the flgA gene encoding flagellar basal body P-ring formation chaperone FlgA yields the protein MIKNHTSYILALICFCCLILPDLSFAANEESSTSKESYIFNITRQDAEKAIGDSLSKSLSEEGDYSGVSVKAIMNYRKHTPLYSSNKPINVEIRGLRYDQNNKSWQANMFIVSDKDVDSAMPIAGRYMIMSKMPVLKKSVRGGQLINKYDIEFKSFPQKRINSNSITDIADIIGKTPIRSISAGRPIRKNEISRPALISKNSLVNIRYKTANMEIIATGEALTEGAKNDTIEVRNSSSKKTMRAVVVSSNLVDVIAPLAVSRSIKTSANINY from the coding sequence ATGATAAAAAACCATACATCTTATATTTTAGCGCTTATTTGCTTTTGCTGCTTAATATTACCGGATTTATCCTTTGCCGCTAACGAGGAATCCTCCACGTCCAAAGAGTCATATATATTCAACATTACTAGGCAAGACGCGGAGAAAGCCATAGGTGATTCCCTTAGCAAATCACTATCTGAGGAAGGAGATTATTCTGGTGTGTCGGTAAAAGCCATTATGAATTACCGTAAACACACTCCATTATATTCATCTAACAAACCAATAAATGTTGAAATAAGAGGCTTACGTTACGATCAAAATAACAAAAGCTGGCAAGCGAATATGTTTATAGTAAGTGATAAAGACGTAGATAGCGCGATGCCGATCGCTGGTCGCTATATGATTATGAGTAAAATGCCGGTACTGAAGAAATCCGTACGCGGCGGGCAACTTATAAATAAATACGATATTGAGTTCAAATCTTTCCCACAAAAAAGAATAAACAGTAATAGTATAACAGATATAGCGGATATTATTGGCAAAACTCCTATCCGCTCCATATCAGCGGGAAGACCAATAAGAAAAAATGAAATATCCCGCCCTGCCCTGATAAGCAAAAACTCTCTGGTAAATATACGCTATAAAACGGCTAATATGGAGATAATAGCAACCGGTGAAGCTTTAACAGAAGGCGCGAAGAACGACACTATAGAGGTGCGTAACTCATCTAGCAAAAAAACTATGCGCGCGGTGGTGGTTAGCTCCAATCTCGTTGATGTAATAGCTCCTCTTGCTGTTAGCAGATCTATAAAAACCAGCGCCAATATCAATTACTAA
- the flgG gene encoding flagellar basal-body rod protein FlgG, whose amino-acid sequence MRSLDIAATGMLAQQLYVDVTSQNLANINTTAYKLQRPEFQDLLYQNEKRVGVNAADSGTIVPTGIQLGLGVKTGAVYRNTSQGTLQNTGNTFDIAIQGKGFLQVTLPNGELAYTRAGALQLSPNGIIVTADGNQVEPAITIPDNATGISINESGEVFAVIPNQITPQNLGQFQTANFINEAGLQAIGGNMYKETAASGAPVTGTPGQDDFGTMLQGYLENSNVDAVTELTNLIRAQRVYEMNSKVISKSDEMLQNLNQSV is encoded by the coding sequence ATGAGATCTTTAGACATAGCAGCAACCGGAATGCTAGCGCAACAGCTTTACGTTGATGTTACCTCCCAAAATCTCGCTAATATTAATACCACCGCCTATAAATTACAACGTCCTGAGTTTCAGGATCTACTTTACCAAAATGAAAAAAGGGTTGGTGTAAACGCCGCTGACTCCGGCACGATCGTACCAACAGGTATTCAGCTTGGTCTTGGTGTTAAAACCGGAGCTGTATACAGAAATACCAGTCAGGGAACGCTACAAAATACTGGTAATACTTTTGACATAGCTATTCAAGGAAAAGGTTTCCTGCAAGTGACACTACCTAATGGTGAGCTCGCTTATACCAGAGCCGGTGCTCTGCAATTAAGCCCTAATGGAATTATCGTAACCGCTGATGGTAATCAGGTAGAGCCTGCTATAACTATCCCTGATAACGCCACTGGGATTAGCATAAATGAATCTGGCGAGGTATTCGCTGTCATCCCTAACCAGATAACTCCGCAAAATCTTGGTCAGTTCCAGACCGCTAATTTTATCAATGAGGCAGGTCTTCAAGCGATTGGTGGTAATATGTATAAAGAGACAGCGGCTTCTGGCGCGCCGGTTACGGGAACACCAGGTCAGGATGACTTTGGCACGATGTTACAAGGATACCTAGAGAATTCTAATGTTGACGCTGTAACCGAACTTACCAATCTTATTCGCGCGCAACGTGTTTATGAAATGAATAGTAAAGTAATCTCTAAGTCGGACGAGATGCTGCAAAACCTTAATCAAAGCGTATAA